The following proteins are co-located in the Candidatus Dependentiae bacterium genome:
- a CDS encoding sodium:alanine symporter family protein codes for MIFFENIFDFLLTGPFILIFVVSGILTLLSRGIQFRCLSIVQKIFNNSLCSKKIFNNSLCSADTKNSQELPPLSALAINVSTTVGIGNIMGPIVALGYGGPGTLIGFLLGTLLGSATTFTEVFLSVFYKKQSKSETSGPMIYLETELGKPWAYLYAFFGSLLLVAWSMSQSNTLGTLLTEKGISPILSGLLIVSSSFFILVKGLDLISKVSNIMVPIMFILYSAATLWIILCNTYKLPEIAILVFKNFLSPHTGAGALAGFGYATMIRWGFARAVQANEIGTGTSTFPHSITSSSPANQASLATIADYMNGFLCTLSSLTLLVCDVWKDPSTVYDITIFNKILVSYYGSSGTILLFICAFLFAFGTILGNCYNGTQCFLYITRNKWLYGYYIFTALFVFWGTISNVSFVWNIADYFVIPVAVPHIIGLLIIAWKKPSIFEL; via the coding sequence ATGATTTTTTTTGAAAACATTTTTGATTTTTTATTAACAGGTCCATTTATTCTCATCTTTGTAGTAAGCGGTATACTCACCCTTCTTTCTCGCGGAATTCAATTTCGCTGTCTTTCGATTGTACAAAAAATATTTAATAATTCTTTGTGTTCTAAAAAAATATTTAATAATTCTTTGTGTTCTGCTGATACAAAAAATTCACAAGAACTTCCACCACTCAGCGCTCTTGCTATAAATGTTTCCACAACGGTTGGTATTGGAAATATCATGGGACCAATTGTTGCACTTGGGTACGGCGGACCTGGAACACTTATTGGCTTTTTACTCGGAACACTTCTGGGAAGCGCGACAACCTTCACCGAAGTATTTCTTTCTGTGTTTTACAAAAAACAATCAAAAAGTGAAACCAGCGGACCAATGATCTACCTTGAAACAGAGCTTGGAAAGCCCTGGGCCTACCTATACGCGTTTTTTGGCAGCCTTCTGCTTGTTGCATGGTCAATGAGTCAGTCAAACACCCTTGGAACGCTTCTTACTGAAAAAGGAATATCACCAATTTTAAGTGGACTTTTAATCGTCTCTTCAAGTTTTTTTATTTTAGTAAAAGGGCTCGATTTAATTAGCAAAGTAAGCAATATCATGGTTCCAATCATGTTTATTTTGTACAGCGCTGCAACACTGTGGATCATTCTTTGTAACACATACAAATTGCCCGAAATCGCAATCTTGGTATTTAAAAACTTTTTATCACCACATACTGGGGCAGGAGCACTTGCTGGATTTGGCTATGCCACAATGATTAGATGGGGATTTGCAAGAGCCGTACAAGCAAATGAAATTGGAACAGGAACCAGCACTTTTCCACATTCGATAACTTCAAGCTCACCTGCTAATCAAGCTTCTTTGGCTACTATCGCCGACTACATGAACGGTTTTTTATGCACACTTTCAAGCCTCACACTTCTCGTGTGCGACGTATGGAAAGACCCTTCAACGGTCTATGACATAACGATTTTTAATAAAATCCTTGTTTCATATTACGGATCTTCCGGCACCATTCTTCTTTTTATCTGTGCCTTTTTATTTGCATTTGGAACGATTCTTGGAAACTGCTACAATGGTACTCAATGCTTCTTGTACATAACCCGAAATAAATGGCTTTATGGATACTATATCTTTACAGCTCTTTTTGTTTTCTGGGGAACAATTTCAAATGTGTCTTTTGTGTGGAATATTGCAGATTATTTTGTAATCCCTGTTGCAGTTCCCCACATTATTGGACTTTTGATTATTGCTTGGAAAA